The following are from one region of the Raphanus sativus cultivar WK10039 unplaced genomic scaffold, ASM80110v3 Scaffold1375, whole genome shotgun sequence genome:
- the LOC130504139 gene encoding protein PELOTA 2-like, which translates to MKILRRDFVRDGPGSVKLMAEDSDDLWFTYNLISPGDSVMAITSRKVLKERGNSERIVSKRIDSERIVSKRIDSEREDSDSDSDSDSDQRVDPKRVCAKKRLDIKRLHAKFDDSKPLVSERLTLKLEVQVEEVSYDKEGAVLRILGTNILENEHVPLGAYQSLELTLKRRFLLRKQIWDSLAIDTLNQAKHHKSSVNLAVVLMQEGHAQIFLVGKSVGPPIETSIPNRKHAGYESALKKFFENVVRAFVKHVDFSIVRCVVIASPGFTKDQFHRHLLSEAERRKLRDITENKSRILLVHANSGYRHSLGEVLSDPKVMKMIQDTKASKEVNALRDFFTMFAKDPYRACYGPKHVEFAHQQKAIQTLLITDELFKNSDVKKRKKYVDFVESVKQLGGEAFIFSSMHVSGEQLAKHTGIAALLRFPLPDLDDVEM; encoded by the coding sequence ATGAAAATCCTCCGCAGGGATTTTGTTCGTGATGGACCAGGAAGCGTTAAACTGATGGCAGAGGACTCGGATGATCTCTGGTTTACTTATAACTTAATTTCCCCTGGAGATAGTGTAATGGCTATCACATCGAGAAAGGTTCTGAAAGAGAGAGGAAATTCTGAACGTATAGTTTCTAAACGTATAGACTCTGAACGTATAGTTTCTAAACGTATAGACTCTGAACGTGAAGACTCTGACTCTGACTCTGACTCGGACTCTGATCAACGTGTGGACCCTAAACGTGTATGCGCTAAAAAACGTTTAGACATTAAACGTTTACACGCTAAATTTGACGACTCTAAACCTCTGGTGTCCGAACGTCTAACATTGAAGCTGGAAGTACAAGTTGAGGAGGTAAGCTATGACAAAGAAGGTGCTGTTTTGCGCATACTTGGGACGAACATCCTTGAGAACGAGCACGTACCGCTTGGTGCATACCAGAGTTTGGAGCTCACGCTGAAACGACGTTTTCTATTGAGAAAACAAATATGGGACTCATTGGCTATTGATACACTCAACCAGGCAAAACATCATAAATCCAGTGTTAATTTAGCTGTAGTTCTAATGCAAGAAGGACATGCACAAATCTTCCTTGTCGGCAAAAGTGTGGGTCCACCAATCGAAACATCAATTCCTAATCGTAAGCATGCTGGTTACGAGTCTGCGTTGAAGAAATTCTTTGAGAACGTTGTCCGTGCCTTTGTGAAACACGTTGACTTCAGTATCGTTAGGTGTGTAGTGATCGCAAGTCCTGGCTTTACAAAGGATCAGTTTCATCGCCACTTGTTGTCGGAAGCAGAGAGAAGAAAGTTGAGAGATATTACCGAGAACAAATCACGTATACTTCTGGTGCACGCAAACTCCGGATATAGACATAGCCTTGGAGAGGTTCTGAGTGACCCCAAAGTGATGAAGATGATCCAAGATACAAAAGCGTCAAAAGAAGTGAACGCTCTCAGGGATTTCTTCACCATGTTTGCTAAGGATCCATATCGGGCATGCTACGGACCCAAGCATGTGGAGTTTGCTCATCAACAAAAGGCAATCCAAACACTTCTCATTACAGATGAGCTGTTCAAGAACTCTGACgtgaaaaaaaggaagaagtaTGTGGATTTTGTGGAGTCGGTGAAACAATTAGGAGGAGAGGCTTTTATATTTTCTTCGATGCATGTTTCAGGTGAACAACTGGCAAAGCATACTGGAATTGCAGCTCTTCTCAGGTTCCCTTTACCAGATCTCGATGACGTTGAGATGTAA